Genomic window (Oryza sativa Japonica Group chromosome 3, ASM3414082v1):
GGTCGACGCTGAACGGGGAGTTCGAGGACGTGAAGCTGCTCAACGATCTGCTCACCAAGAAGAACGCTGAAACAGGGTAACGAATCAAACAGTTCATTTCTTCCAATCCTCTGCACAAAGCCACAAAGTACTTATATGCCCCAATGCACATTGAAAACTGAAAAGTGTTTGCTGCATAGTAAAAAGCTAATGCAGAGTTGCTGCTGGATTGATTTGAATGTGCAGCTGGGACACGCCGATCCACGTGgacgcggcgagcggcgggttCATCGCGCCGTTCCTGTACCCGGAGCTGGAGTGGGACTTCCGGCTGCCGCTGGTGAAGAGCATCAACGTGAGCGGGCACAAGTACGGCCTCGTCTACGCCGGGATCGGGTGGTGCATCTGGAGGAGCAAGGAGGATCTGCCTGAGGAGCTCATCTTCCACATCAACTACCTCGGCGCCGACCAGCCCACCTTCACCCTCAACTTCTCCAAGGGTAAAAATCTCCTCTCTTTGTTTTGACAGTTTTACGGTTTCTTGAATCTTGATGGCTATGTCAGTTCGGTTCATCTGGTTACATGCATGATGCACGCACACAATAACAGAATGGCACAATCTTTTTTCCAGGTTCCAGCCAGGTCATTGCACAGTATTACCAACTAATCCGCCTAGGCTTTGAGGTGAGAAAAATGCTATTTCTTAGtactctctctccgtttcaggttataagacgttttgcttttggtcaaagtcaaactactttaaatttaactaagtttatagacaaataaagtaatacttataatatcaaattagtttcattaaatcaataattgaataaattttcataatatatttgtcttggttAAAAATATCACcactttttttctataaaattagttaaACTAAGattaatttgactttgaccaaagtcacaacatcttataacctaaaacggagggagtagcttttaTCACTCTTACACAATCACAATTAACTTGTACTCCTATGTGATTAATACATATAATTTGATCACGTGATATTTGCAGGGGTACAAGAACATCATGGAGAACTGCCAGGAGAACGCGATGGTGCTGAAGCAGGGGCTGGAGAAGACGGGGCGGTTCAACATCGTGTCCAAGGACAACGGCGTGCCGCTGGTGGCCTTCTCCCTCAAGGACAGCGCCCGGCACAACGAGTTCGAGATCTCCGacttcctccgccgcttcggCTGGATCGTGCCGGCCTACACCATGCCCCCCGACGCGCAGCACGTCACCGTGCTCCGCGTCGTCATCCGCGAGGACTTCAGCCGCACGCTCGCCGAGCGCCTCGTGCTCGACGTCGAGAAGGTGCTGCACGAGCTCGACGCGCTCCCCGCCCGCGTCGTCgccaacggcggcgacgccgccgccgcgtcggcgagcGAGAGGGAGATGGAGAAGCAGCGCGAGGTGATCTCCCTCTGGAAGAGGGCCGTGCTGGCCAAGAAGAAGACCAACGGCGTCTGCTAAAGCAAGTCAGCTGCGCAGCGGGGATCGTATACTATTATTATGGTCCACTTCGTAATTGCGACTTCTTAATTTTTACCGTGTCGATCGGTTTACCGTCTCAAGTCTGCTCTCATCCGATTTTCGGATTGATGCTGCTTAATTATGTACCAAGTTAATTAATTCTTAGAGGACGGAATAGTTCCGACTCAATACGAAGCATTGCCTGTATAAGTCGAACACGGGATCATGCATTTTACGTTGGGTGTGTAGCAGTGAATTGATCAGTGATGCTCCATCTCTACTCTGAACGTgctacctccattccaaaaaagaaaaaaaaaacttttatgaacgAATTTGTGTATGAAAATTACCATCTCCGTCTcgtaatataataaattttggtTTTAGATTGCGTAAAGTAAATCTCttatatgatgatgatgatatgaAGGTAGTACACATTTTTCTGAGACTGGACGGTAGACTGTCTGGTACTGGGAGAGAAGACACCAACAACCAAGGGAGAACGAGACGTTCCTGGCACGGCGTGGGTTCGCATTTGGACTGGAATTCTCTCATCGTAAGGCCCATCAGTCATCAGTAGTCCATCTTAGGCCCCCTGTAATTTTTCTGATTCATTTTTAGGAACAAATGCACCGGAtttacttgaaaaaaaaaaactgaccaAGTACACTCGACCGTCCAAAACTGATAGGACGGCTCAGATTGCTCACTACACCATACATACAACTCCCTGCAACCAACGTTGCGATGGTGTCAAAATCCTGGTGATGTTTCTTGATCATCTTCTTACGACAATCGCACAACCATGAAAAGAAAGAGTGTTCATTGAGCGGTAAGCATTGAGAATGCCCGCCGATAGCTCTGAGCGCAACCCACCACAGTTGTCGCGACTCCGGGCATGCGACCAAGAGATTATCAATCGTCTCTTCGCATTGATCCCAAAGAACACATCGATCCAGATATGACAAACCACGACTCTGAAGGCCGGTTCACTGTCTAGCAACGGTTAAGGGCGACCAACCAAAGGAAGTAGCGACAACGAGGGGGCGCCAAAGATTGCAAAATTGGCTTGTGCTGGAGAtgagttcttcaaaaaaaaaaaaaaagagaacacgATAAGCTGAGCGGGAAGAGTATTCTCCTGAGGTCTCCCACCGCCAAGATAGAGAGTCCGGTTCTTCGGAAAGCTGCACTGACCGAAGGCAATCCCAAAGCTTGAAATACTCCAGAATCGCTTGAATACCCAACACCGAACTGATGTCCCGGATCCATCTTCTGTCAGTCAATGCCTCGGCCACCGTGCGACGATTCCGAAGACGAGCAGGGACGGCTGCATAGACAGCCGGCGCCAGCGactgaattatttttttaatcttaatCTTTGCTAAATAATCTAGTTCAATAATTATATTGGGAAAATGAAGTAACttataagagtggcaaatagtaaaaTTCCCCTATCATATGTTCCACTTGAcatttcgattttttttaaaatctgaGATTTCGAAATAGATTATATCACTATGGAGTATGGAGTATGGGCATTTCATATTTTCATTTCGGAAGGGAGAtttc
Coding sequences:
- the LOC4333932 gene encoding glutamate decarboxylase 1, with the translated sequence MVLSHGVSGSDESVHSTFASRYVRTSLPRFRMPEQSIPKEAAYQIINDELMLDGNPRLNLASFVTTWMEPECDKLIQASVNKNYVDMDEYPVTTELQNRCVNMIAHLFNAPLGDSETAVGVGTVGSSEAIMLAGLAFKRRWQNKMKAAGKPCDKPNIVTGANVQVCWEKFARYFEVELKEVKLSDGYYVMDPAKAVDMVDENTICVAAILGSTLNGEFEDVKLLNDLLTKKNAETGWDTPIHVDAASGGFIAPFLYPELEWDFRLPLVKSINVSGHKYGLVYAGIGWCIWRSKEDLPEELIFHINYLGADQPTFTLNFSKGSSQVIAQYYQLIRLGFEGYKNIMENCQENAMVLKQGLEKTGRFNIVSKDNGVPLVAFSLKDSARHNEFEISDFLRRFGWIVPAYTMPPDAQHVTVLRVVIREDFSRTLAERLVLDVEKVLHELDALPARVVANGGDAAAASASEREMEKQREVISLWKRAVLAKKKTNGVC